In Rattus norvegicus strain BN/NHsdMcwi chromosome 1, GRCr8, whole genome shotgun sequence, a genomic segment contains:
- the Or14a257 gene encoding olfactory receptor Olr27: MSNVSRITGFILMGFSDVPELQTVCGLFFLVMYLAVIMSNFLIITLITVDLKLQTPMYFFLKNLSLLDVLFISVPIPNFFINSITHNNSISILGCALQVILMTSFASGDLFVLTAMSYDRYIAICSPLHYEAIMSRSNCVLMLGVSWATGVLFGTLYTAGTFSLPFCGSCVISQFFCDVPSLLRISCSDTLVVIYTSLGIGVCLGISCFICVVISYFYIFSTVLKIRTTKGQSKAFATCLPHLTVFSVFIVTACFVYLKPPSNIASISDRVFSVLYIVLPPALNPVIYSLRNTDIKCSLRSLQQNLCPRRYFT, translated from the coding sequence ATGTCCAATGTCTCTAGAATTACAGGGTTCATCCTTATGGGATTCTCGGATGTTCCTGAGCTACAGACTGTATGTGGGCTGTTCTTCCTGGTAATGTACTTAGCAGTCATAATGAGTAACTTCCTCATCATCACTCTCATCACCGTGGATCTGAAACTCCAAACGCCTATGTACTTTTTCCTAAAGAATTTGTCCCTGTTGgatgtcctttttatttctgttccaaTCCCAAATTTCTTTATCAATAGCATAACTCACAATAATTCAATTTCTATTCTGGGTTGTGCCCTGCAAGTGATTTTAATGACATCTTTTGCATCTGGGGACTTATTTGTCCTAACAGCAATGTCATATGACCGCTATATTGCCATCTGTTCTCCTCTACATTATGAAGCCATCATGAGTCGCAGTAACTGTGTGCTGATGTTAGGTGTTTCCTGGGCTACTGGGGTACTCTTTGGAACTTTATACACAGCTGGCACATTTTCCCTGCCCTTCTGTGGCTCCTGTGTGATCTCACAgtttttctgtgatgttccctcATTGTTAAGGATTTCCTGCTCTGACACACTTGTGGTCATTTACACAAGTCTTGGAATTGGTGTCTGTCTGGGCATATCTTGTTTCATCTGTGTTGTGATCTCTTACTTTTACATTTTCTCCACTGTGCTGAAGATTCGTACCACTAAGGGTCAGTCCAAAGCATTTGCCACCTGCCTTCCCCACCTCACCGTTTTCAGTGTTTTCATTGTTACTGCTTGCTTTGTCTATCTGAAGCCACCGTCAAATATAGCATCAATTTCAGATAGAGTGTTTTCTGTGCTGTACATTGTGTTGCCTCCAGCACTTAATCCTGTGATTTATAGCCTGAGAAATACTGATATCAAGTGTAGTTTGAGGAGTTTGCAACAAAATCTCTGCCCAAGGAGGTACTTCACTTAA